A genomic stretch from Phaeodactylum tricornutum CCAP 1055/1 chromosome 22, whole genome shotgun sequence includes:
- the SKP3 gene encoding sensor kinase protein 3 (phytochrome like protein, two component system histidine kinase) produces MAPNHGIQHCLVMTSVDEQAQHGLALERIGIESSVFDSIASPIFAVDRLGNVTDWNETLADLSGFASLDVVRRPAELMLDGCVDTWREALQTVQRAKRSFRCMLRLHSNQSVSTSTWYAARISRYNSYEGILIGAVCMLDEETQTFDMGKHIHVQDLRPNDTKGYEPIPDCDSRELLGGTNILIIKMDKHGRVDLWNKVSTEITGVTERDARGENISVFLTESSRKAFSDVMDKALSGEACANYQLEFLTKDGCIRYLLGSVTPRTDLDGSIAGCLVIAQDVTETAIRERTVTATALELRILIDTANVAIFGVDCDGYINEWNDTMANTCGFTGDEAFHKSFVHTFIAQDLRPAFEVVLEIALQGKFTKNYEAEILTKLGEIRYLLLNTTARRNSENEIIGVVLIAQDVTEEYKHDRAVAAMASELRQLIDTANAPIFGIDCEGDVNEWNDKTSEITGYTKEEAFDCCLVETFIVPSMQESVRHVLETALKGRGTSNYDLEFRTKSNEIRHLLVNATTRRDAENNIVGVVGVAQDVTEAVQRDRAVAGMALELRQLIDTANAPIFGIDINGNVNEWNRRTQEITGYSKEETFDEPLVERFIAKHIRKKVQEILDSALQGIETSNYELEFLSKSGEPAFMLVNATTRRDPEFNVVGVVGVAQDVTEDRKHAEELRKMQYLQALQEAKVETERNMTAYFAHELRNPLGAIDSALSVMPENIPDSAKSLVSGMQLCCSFMSSIMNNLLDVRKMEEGKMTLNKTPISLKALSRKVHKMLGPSVKPGVTFTESCTTNGKDWVLGDEHRLQQVMTNVITNAIKYTVGGSISIYMGWEGDDVKFECVDTGPGIPKREQEKLFQRFVMRGGAPGTGLGLAIAKHLVDLAGGSIRFDSDPSIQAGTACIVLLPLALCDPPEEGNNVIKMSLLDEPLKFLVIDDVRMNRTMLKRRLQTGIAPNCVLTEASTGEEALQIVGKQTFDVIIVDQYMEEAGGVMVGTDVVYAMRRMKTGFGKSQFQQTPLS; encoded by the exons ATGGCTCCGAATCACGGCATTCAACATTGCCTCGTCATGACATCAGTGGATGAGCAGGCGCAGCATGGCTTGGCATTAGAAAGAATTGGGATCGAGTCCTCGGTGTTTGACTCTATTGCTTCACCAATCTTTGCCGTCGATCGCCTTGGGAACGTCACCGACTGGAACGAAACACTAGCAGATTTGTCTGGTTTTGCATCCCTCGATGTGGTACGACGACCGGCAGAGTTGATGTTAGACGGTTGCGTAGACACTTGGCGCGAGGCCTTACAGACAGTGCAAAGAGCGAAACGTAGTTTTCGATGCATGTTGCGTCTGCATAGCAACCAATCAGTATCGACTTCAACATGGTATGCTGCGAGGATCTCCCGTTACAATTCTTACGAAGGGATATTAATTGGGGCTGTATGTATGCTAGATGAAGAAACTCAAACATTCGACATGGGTAAGCATATCCATGTTCAAGATCTGCGTCCAAACGATACTAAAGGATACGAACCAATACCAGATTGCGATTCTCGGGAACTTCTTGGCGGCACAAACATCCTGATCATCAAAATGGATAAGCATGGAAGGGTTGATCTTTGGAACAAGGTTTCTACAGAGATAACTGGTGTCACGGAACGCGACGCCCGCGGCGAGAATATTTCTGTATTCCTAACCGAGTCGTCTCGAAAAGCGTTTAGTGATGTTATGGATAAGGCATTGTCAGGTGAAGCATGCGCGAACTACCAACTAgagtttttgacaaaagatGGTTGCATTCGATACCTACTAGGAAGCGTCACACCGCGCACTGATCTTGACGGCAGCATTGCGGGCTGCTTGGTTATCGCACAAGATGTAACGGAGACGGCCATACGCGAAAGGACGGTCACAGCAACTGCTCTTGAACTGAGAATCCTAATTGATACAGCGAACGTAGCAATATTTGGAGTCGACTGTGACGGTTACATCAATGAATGGAATGACACGATGGCTAACACATGTGGTTTCACTGGTGATGAGGCGTTCCATAAGTCATTTGTCCATACCTTCATTGCCCAGGATCTGAGACCTGCCTTTGAAGTTGTATTGGAGATTGCCTTACAAGGGAAATTTACCAAAAATTACGAGGCGGAAATTTTAACAAAGCTTGGCGAGATACGGTATCTATTATTGAATACCACTGCTCGGAGAAACTCTGAAAACGAAATTATTGGAGTTGTATTGATTGCTCAAGATGTGACCGAGGAATACAAACATGACCGTGCAGTTGCTGCTATGGCCAGTGAGCTCCGGCAGCTAATTGACACTGCCAACGCCCCGATTTTCGGCATTGATTGTGAAGG GGACGTGAACGAATGGAATGACAAAACATCAGAGATTACTGGATACACGAAAGAGGAGGCCTTTGATTGCTGTCTAGTGGAAACCTTTATCGTTCCATCAATGCAGGAGTCCGTGAGACACGTCCTGGAGACAGCTCTAAAAGGAAGAGGAACATCTAACTATGACCTCGAGTTTCGTACGAAATCCAACGAGATTCGCCATCTTCTTGTAAACGCAACCACTAGACGTGATGCTGAGAACAATATTGTGGGAGTAGTTGGTGTTGCACAAGATGTCACTGAAGCTGTCCAACGCGACCGGGCTGTAGCTGGTATGGCTTTGGAGCTTCGACAACTAATCGACACGGCCAATGCCCCGATTTTCGGGATTGACATAAATGGGAATGTAAACGAGTGGAATCGGAGAACTCAAGAGATAACAGGTTACTCGAAAGAAGAGACATTCGATGAGCCCCTAGTAGAACGGTTTATCGCCAAGCACATCAGGAAGAAGGTTCAAGAAATTCTGGACTCGGCGTTGCAAGGAATTGAGACTTCAAATTACGAACTCGAATTTTTGTCGAAGTCCGGAGAGCCAGCTTTTATGCTTGTAAACGCAACTACTCGACGAGATCCCGAGTTTAATGTTGTCGGTGTTGTTGGGGTAGCCCAGGATGTTACCGAAGACAGGAAACACGCAGAGGAACTACGAAAGATGCAGTATTTGCAAGCGctgcaagaagcaaaagtgGAAACCGAGCGTAACATGACTGCCTATTTTGCGCACGAGCTAAGAAATCCACTTGGAGCGATTGACAGTGCGCTGAGTGTGATGCCTGAAAACATTCCTGATTCGGCAAAGTCACTAGTCTCAGGGATGCAACTTTGCTGCAGTTTCATGTCATCAATTATGAACAACCTGCTCGACGTCCGCAAAATGGAAGAGGGTAAAATGACTCTGAACAAGACCCCCATCTCATTGAAAGCTCTCTCTAGAAAAGTACACAAAATGCTTGGACCCTCTGTTAAACCTGGAGTAACATTTACAGAAAGTTGTACAACCAACGGAAAAGATTGGGTTTTAGGAGATGAACATCGCTTACAACAGGTGATGACGAACGTTATCACGAATGCGATTAAATACACTGTCGGAGGATCAATTTCAATATACATGGGGTGGGAAGGAGACGATGTGAAGTTCGAGTGTGTGGATACAGGACCCGGCATTCCGAAACGAGAACAAGAGAAGCTTTTTCAGCGATTCGTAATGAGAGGAGGGGCACCAGGGACTGGACTAGGACTTGCAATTGCAAAGCATCTCGTGGATCTTGCGGGCGGATCCATCCGGTTTGATAGTGATCCGTCAATACAGGCTGGTACTGCATGCATCGTTTTGCTTCCGCTTGCACTATGTGATCCTCCAGAAGAAGGAAACAATGTCATCAAAATGAGTTTGCTAGATGAGCCCTTAAAATTTCTGGTCATCGATGATGTGAGAATGAATCGTACAATGTTGAAACGCCGCCTCCAAACAGGAATTGCACCAAATTGCGTCTTGACAGAAGCGAGTACGGGGGAAGAAGCCTTACAAATAGTTGGCAAGCAGACGTTTGACGTGATTATTGTGGACCAGtacatggaagaagccggagGTGTTATGGTCGGAACCGATGTTGTTTATGCGATGCGACGTATGAAA ACTGGGTTTGGCAAAAGCCAATTCCAACAAACGCCACTATCATAA